Proteins co-encoded in one Plectropomus leopardus isolate mb chromosome 14, YSFRI_Pleo_2.0, whole genome shotgun sequence genomic window:
- the angel1 gene encoding protein angel homolog 1, which yields MIGSLLYFALYPLSRYLTGRPSEASKKGLPPAEVNGKAVWDGGAVTTRSFTQSQNTMLDQRLSPRSGTKGETKERMKEPSPEKGDDTRRGTDKEQLMAVLHEETNNDVASKMSEEQSAVKEKEAMTSNGQQQDKVEALNQDDREIIIHQEVLHMKQNPEDGGVFQTEDISSETAVGAQLQCLQAEDNNQETTSPVQEQFKLPSLGEPATPAAPSIQESTHPVQEQTQTQSLEESISPSEVTECWDEYMASAVDDMHGSELVFSSLLTNIQSQLKLSGQHDAQTGWHFPAGPGLAEEVQCPLWQFPSVSYYPEVEPTVPFEVMWRVWEEMDESATAAEPFTKASMDFTVMSYNILAQDLLETNWELYTHCPPEVIDWSYRCSLLLEEIQKWEPDILCLQEVQENHYNEHLCPVLSQMGYTCVYKQRTGAKTDGCATCYRSSRFSEVSVTTLEFFRPETKLLDRHNVAIVLLLQPAVIQGSEIKAKGPPLCVANTHLLFNPRRGDVKLAQLAIMLAEIDSVVKSCKAKGEHCNLILCGDFNSVPNMPLYQLITTGELFFQGLPAWMISGQEDLSHKAHSHRLFAPLWPSCLGITDSCQYTSVKEISKSQSPKSGTGQYSHEFMLQLRFCPAACVRPLDLELIPGVTDAVPDASRGDQPHDKRFRHTISHRLDLESVYKHTLPGFGRPEVTTLQFEAGVTVDYIFYSPRRILSCDQSAGGDFVNQGLKLIGSLSLLSEDVIMSMSGLPNHVFPSDHLSLLAKFQLDLNAA from the exons ATGATTGGCAGTCTGTTATATTTTGCGCTCTACCCACTATCACGGTACCTTACCGGTCGACCCTCAG AGGCCTCAAAGAAGGGTCTCCCTCCTGCAGAGGTTAATGGCAAGGCAGTGTGGGATGGTGGTGCTGTCACAACCAGAAGCTTCACCCAGTCTCAGAATACCATGCTGGACCAGCGGCTCAGCCCACGCAGTGGGACGAAGGGAGAAACGAAAGAAAGGATGAAAGAACCAAGCCCAGAAAAGGGGGACGATACAAGGCGTGGTACAGACAAAGAACAGCTAATGGCTGTCCTGCACgaagaaacaaacaatgatGTTGCCTCAAAGATGAGTGAGGAGCAATCTGCAGTGAAGGAGAAAGAAGCTATGACGAGCAATGGACAGCAGCAAGACAAAGTGGAAGCTCTCAATCAAGACGACAGGGAAATAATTATTCACCAAGAAGTATTACACATGAAGCAAAACCCAGAAGATGGAGGTGTTTTTCAAACGGAGGACATTAGTTCAGAGACAGCTGTTGGGGCACAGTTACAGTGCCTGCAGGCGGAGGACAACAATCAAGAAACCACCAGTCCAGTGCAAGAACAATTCAAGCTACCAAGTTTGGGAGAGCCAGCAACCCCAGCTGCGCCAAGCATACAAGAGAGCACCCATCCAGTACAggaacaaacacagacacaaagccTGGAAGAGTCAATAAGTCCATCTGAGGTTACTGAGTGCTGGGATGAATATATGGCTTCAGCTGTTGATGACATGCACGGTTCTGAGCTGGtgttttcctccctcctcaccAACATTCAAAGTCAGCTTAAGCTCAGCGGGCAGCATGATGCACAAACTGGCTGGCACTTCCCTGCAGGACCTGGCCTTGCAGAAGAAGTGCAATGTCCACTGTGGCAATTTCCCTCTGTGAGCTATTACCCTGAAGTAGAGCCAACGGTGCCATTTGAAG TAATGTGGAGAGTGTGGGAGGAGATGGATGAGAGTGCCACTGCAGCAGAGCCATTCACGAAGGCCTCGATGGACTTCACTGTGATGTCCTACAACATCCTCGCTCAGGACCTTCTGGAGACTAACTGGGAGCTGTACACACACTGCCCCCCAGAGGTCATTGACTGGAGCTACCGCTGCAGCCTCCTACTAGAAGAAATACAGAAATGGGAACCAGAC ATTCTGTGTCTCCAGGAAGTTCAGGAGAATCACTACAATGAACACCTGTGTCCAGTCCTGTCTCAGATGG GCTACACCTGTGTATACAAGCAACGTACAGGGGCCAAAACAGATGGCTGTGCTACATGCTATCGTAGCAGTCGCTTCTCTGAGGTATCCGTCACCACGCTGGAGTTCTTCAGGCCTGAGACGAAGCTGCTGGACCGGCACAATGTGGCCATTGTTCTATTGCTTCAACCAGCGGTCATTCAGGGGTCGGAGATCAAGGCGAAGGGCCCACCCCTCTGCGTGGCCAACACCCACCTGCTCTTCAACCCCAGGAGGGGTGATGTAAAGCTGGCTCAGCTGGCCATAATGCTGGCAGAAATTGACAGCGTTGTCAAGTCCTGTAAGGCCAAAGGCGAACACTGTAACCTTATATTATGTGGGGACTTTAATTCTGTCCCCAACATGCCTCTGTACCAGCTGATCACCACCGGCGAGCTCTTTTTCCAGGGTCTACCAGCATGGATG ATATCAGGTCAAGAGGATCTGTCACACAAAGCTCATAGTCACAGACTGTTTGCCCCCCTGTGGCCCAGCTGTTTGGGAATCACTGACAGCTGCCAGTACACTTCTGTCAAGGAGATATCGAAGAGCCAGAGTCCAAAATCAG GTACAGGTCAGTACAGCCACGAGTTCATGCTGCAGCTGCgcttctgtccagctgcatgtGTCCGTCCTCTGGACTTAGAGCTGATCCCTGGCGTGACTGATGCCGTACCAG ATGCTTCAAGGGGAGATCAGCCTCATGATAAAAG GTTCAGACACACTATCAGTCACCGGTTAGATCTGGAGTCGGTCTACAAACACACTCTTCCAGGCTTTGGCAGACCAGAAGTCACAACACTGCAGTTCGAAGCGGGAGTTACTGTCGACTACATCTTCTACAGCCCAAGACGCATCTTAAGCTGCGATCAAAGTG ctGGTGGTGACTTTGTGAATCAAGGTCTGAAGCTGATTGGTTCTCTGTCCCTTCTGTCAGAGGATGTTATCATGTCAATGAGCGGTCTGCCTAATCATGTATTCCCCTCTGACCATCTCAGTCTTCTGGCCAAATTTCAGCTGGACCTGAACGCAGCATAA
- the vash1 gene encoding tubulinyl-Tyr carboxypeptidase 1: protein MLRATVDSVEQRDEEQEDEGEEELRDGGVPFYVNRGGLPVDEETWERMWRHVARIHPTGETLGKEIRGVTDLPKIPIPSVPTYQPTTTVPQRLEAIQKYIRELQYNHTGTQFFEIKKSRPLTALMDIAKEMTREALPIKCLEAVILGIYLTNSMPGVERFPLSFQSQFSGNHFHHIVLGVHSGGRFGALGISRREDLMFKPLEFRTLMDLVQEYEGAYRGYWHTLRKVRIGQYVSHDPHSVEQIEWKHSIIDVDKLTKEELRKELERHTRDMRLKIGKPAPPSPTKDRRNSMGSPLRGPGSPIRRISRVERRPSGEKKVLDQKSTADMNGYQIRV, encoded by the exons ATGCTGAGGGCCACCGTGGACTCAGTagagcagagagatgaggagCAGGAGGATGAAGGGGAGGAAGAGTTGAGGGATGGAGGGGTACCTTTCTATGTGAACAGAGGAGGCCTCCCGGTGGATGAGGAGACTTGGGAGAGGATGTGGCGCCATGTGGCTCGAATACATCCCACCGGTGAAACTTTGGGGAAGGAGATCCGGGGTGTCACTGACCTGCCCAAG ATTCCAATACCGAGTGTGCCTACATACCAGCCAACCACCACTGTCCCACAGCGCCTGGAAGCCATACAGAAATACATCAGGGAATTGCA GTACAATCACACGGGAACACAGTTTTTTGAAATTAAGAAGAGCCGGCCTCTTACTGC GTTGATGGACATTGCTAAAGAGATGACGAGGGAGGCTCTGCCAATCAAATGCCTGGAGGCGGTGATCCTGGGGAT TTACCTCACCAACAGCATGCCAGGTGTGGAGCGCTTCCCCCTCAGCTTTCAGTCTCAGTTCTCAGGGAACCACTTCCATCACATTGTGCTGGGAGTCCACAGCGGGGGACGCTTTGGTGCGCTGGGCATCAGCCGGAGGGAGGACCTCATGTTCAAGCCCCTGGAGTTCCGGACACTGATGGACTTGGTGCAAGAATACGAAGGAGCCTACAGGGGCTACTGGCACACCCTGCGCAAGGTCAGGATTGGCCAGTATGTGTCCCACGACCCTCACAGCGTGGAGCAGATAGAATGGAAACACTCGATAATAGACGTAGACAAGCTAACCAAGGAGGAGCTACGGAAGGAGCTGGAGAGACACACTCGAGACATGAGGCTCAAG ATAGGAAAGCCTGCACCACCTTCTCCCACCAAAGACAGGAGAAACAGCATGGGTTCACCCCTCAGAGGACCGGGCAGCCCCATACGCAGGATCAGCCGTGTTGAGAGACG TCCCTCCGGAGAGAAGAAGGTTTTGGATCAAAAATCGACTGCAGACATGAATGGATACCAGATTCGAGTCtga
- the fcf1 gene encoding rRNA-processing protein FCF1 homolog, translating into MGKQKTRKFAAMKRMISLKDNRIKEKDRAKAKQKKKKDPSELKEREVTKYPSCLFFQYNTQLGPPYHILVDTNFINFSIKAKLDIVQSMMDCLYAKCIPCITDCVMAEIEKLGMKYRVALRIAKDPRFDRLPCTHKGTYADDCLVQRVTQHKCYILATVDRDLKRRVRKIPGVPIMYISNHRYNIERMPDDYGAPRF; encoded by the exons ATG GGGAAGCAGAAAACAAGGAAGTTTGCTGCCATGAAGAGAATGATCAGTCTTAAAGATAACAGAAT aaaagaGAAAGACCGTGctaaagcaaaacagaaaaagaagaaggatCCCTCGGAGCTCAAGGAGAGAGAAGT GACAAAGTACCCATCATGCCTGTTCTTCCAGTACAATACTCAGCTTGGTCCACCGTACCACATTCTAGTCGACACCAATTTCATCAACTTCTCCATCAAGGCCAAACTGGACATTGTTCAGTCTATGATGGATTGTCTCTACGCAAAAT GTATCCCATGTATCACTGACTGTGTGATGGCTGAGATCGAAAAGCTTGGAATGAAGTACAGAGTCGCACTCAG gaTAGCCAAGGATCCAAGGTTTGATCGCCTGCCGTGCACACACAAGGGAACATATGCCGACGACTGTTTAGTCCAAAGGGTAACACAG CACAAGTGTTACATCCTGGCCACTGTGGACAGAGATCTAAAGAGAAGAGTCAGGAAGATCCCCGGAGTACCCATCATGTACATCTCAAACCACAG GTACAATATTGAACGGATGCCAGATGACTATGGTGCTCCAAGGTTTTAA
- the arel1 gene encoding apoptosis-resistant E3 ubiquitin protein ligase 1 isoform X1 — MDRRFFLTFLFCSVSWIFFWEVRWKKGKESQIEEWLQGHSLSQYRHLFEDVQTLEELSLSVLSRLEEVVKEQQRWREIAEAHIQLLRDFAFQEWLCSQNLEHYYHTLKTLGCMNLDDLSQFDSQLQLSLAAWGYYYEDYIKLSTGIKILQNSRGSRDQDYEIRLVHSLAVRRLNEKWTIAGALIFGCTVALCFLIRDLMFYVIGGITVSIIAFVFTIKFLCELAARVVSFLQNEDPGRRGDRSIYDYVRGNYLDPRSCKVSWDWKEPQEVGQTMSFRVQLFYKNGQPFPAHRPVGLRVNITHIELALDIPVTQEVLQEPESNVVKVAFTVRKAGRYEVAVKLGGLNVAYSPYYKIFQPGTVVPSKTKIAYHFSTLVLTNGQQHTLQIEPRDEYGNPTSNSTSLTDEANYSVHVHSLGTVDDDSVDDYYSKSVSLNKQQCQVLLRLTLRKTGCFRARISYKDQPLSNGEFDIIVLSENEKACVEKNVSTPGISIYFEAYLYSNGNYSSSWQLPASSLLAPQRRPSMGEEEDEHDSPVEGQPEKVKKPKKVYCYISPKQLSVKEFYLKIIPWRLFTFRVCPGTKFTYYGPDPVHKYLTLVVDDGIQPPVELSCKDRNIMAATFIRFLHKNIGGSETFQDKVNFFQRELRHIHSKRPRTKTCLKITRHSILDSSLKATRNFSVSDWSKNFEVVFQDEEALDWGGPRREWFELVCKTLFDTSNQLFTRFSDNNQGLVHPNAERPPHLRLKMYEFAGRVVGKCLYESALGGAYKQLVRARFTRSFLAQIIGLRMNYKYFETDDQEFYKTKVCFILNNDVSEMDLVFAEEKYSKSGQLEKVVELISGGAQIAVTNENKMHYLNLLAQYRLASQVRDEVEHFLKGLNELVPENLLAIFDENELELLMCGTGDINVQDFKAHAVIVGGSWHFREKVMKWFWAVVSSFTQEELARLLQFTTGSSQLPPGGFNTLCPSFQIIAAPTHSTLPTAHTCFNQLCLPTYDSYEELHKMLKLAISEGSEGFGML, encoded by the exons ATGGACCGCCGCTTCTTCCTGACCTTCCTCTTCTGCTCAGTGTCGTGGATCTTCTTCTGGGAAGTGCGCtggaagaaaggaaaagaaagtcaGATTGAGGAATGGCTCCAAGGACATAGCCTCTCTCAATACAGGCACTTATTTGAAG ATGTACAGACACTGGAGGAACTGAGTCTGAGTGTATTGAGTCGTCTGGAAGAGGTGGTGAAGGAACAGCAGCGGTGGAGGGAAATTGCAGAGGCCCACATCCAGCTGCTCCGAGACTTTGCCTTCCAGGAGTGGCTTTGCTCCCAGAACCTGGAGCACTATTACCATAC aCTTAAGACCTTGGGTTGCATGAATCTGGATGATCTGTCTCAGTTTGACAGtcagctgcagctgtctctAGCTGCCTGGGGATACTACTACGAAGACTACATTAAGTTGTCCACAGGCATCAAGATCCTCCAGAACTCAAGGGGGAGTCGTGACCAGGACTACGAGATCCGGCTGGTACACAGCCTTGCTGTGAGGCGTCTGAATGAGAAGTGGACAATCG CGGGAGCTCTCATATTTGGCTGTACTGTGGCGCTGTGCTTCTTGATAAGGGACCTCATGTTTTACGTGATTG GTGGAATTACTGTTTCCATCATAGCGTTTGTCTTCACCATCAAGTTCCTCTGTGAGCTTGCAGCGAGGGTGGTCAGCTTCCTGCAGAATGAGGATCCGGGGCGACGCGGCGACCGCAGCATCTACGACTATGTCCGGGGAAACTACCTGGACCCACGTTCCTGTAAGGTGTCTTGGGATTGGAAAGAACCGCAGGAAGTGGGGCAGACTATGAGCTTCAGAGTCCAG ctgttttataaGAATGGCCAGCCATTTCCGGCCCACAGGCCTGTTGGGCTGAGGGTCAACATCACCCACATTGAATTGGCTCTGGACATCCCTGTTACACAGGAGGTTCTGCAGGAACCAGAATCCAATGTAGTCAAAGTGGCCTTCACAGTGCGCAAGGCCGGACGCTATGAGGTTGCTGTCAAGCTGGGTGGCCTCAATGTGGCCTACAGCCCTTATTACAAGATATTTCAGCCAG GTACAGTTGTCCCATCCAAAACCAAGATAGCCTACCATTTCTCCACCCTGGTGCTAACAAATGGCCAGCAGCACACTTTGCAGATTGAGCCCAGGGACGAGTATGGAAACCCCACCAGTAACTCCACATCTCTCACAGATGAAGCCAACTACAGCGTCCATGTGCACTCT CTGGGCACGGTGGATGATGACAGTGTGGATGACTACTACAGTAAGTCAGTGTCACTAAACAAGCAGCAGTGCCAGGTTCTGCTGAGACTGACTCTGAGGAAGACAGGCTGTTTCAGGGCTCGCATCTCCTACAAGGACCAGCCACTCAGCAACGGGGAGTTTGACATTATTGTTCTCAGTG agaaTGAGAAGGCCTGTGTGGAGAAGAATGTGTCCACTCCAGGCATAAGTATCTACTTTGAGGCGTATCTTTACAGCAATGGGAACTACAGTTCCTCATGGCAGTTACCAGCCTCCTCTTTGCTGGCTCCTCAGAGGAGGCCCTCCatgggagaagaggaggatgagcaTGACTCTCCTGTGGAGGGACAACCTGAGAAGGTCAAGAAACCAAAAAAGGTCTACTGTTACATATCGCCAAAG CAACTATCCGTGAAGGAGTTCTACCTGAAAATAATTCCGTGGCGCCTTTTCACCTTTCGAGTATGTCCAGGAACAAAG TTCACCTATTatggtcctgacccagttcACAAGTACCTAACACTAGTGGTGGATGATGGGATACAGCCTCCTGTGGAGCTCAGCTGCAAAGACAGGAATATCATGGCTGCCACTTTCATTCGCTTCCTGCACAAGAACATTG GTGGCTCTGAAACGTTCCAAGACAAGGTGAACTTCTTTCAACGTGAACTCAGGCACATCCACTCCAAGAGACCTCGCACCAAGACCTGCCTAAAAATCACTCGACACTCCATTCTGGACTCA tccCTGAAGGCTACGAGGAACTTCTCTGTGTCAGACTGGAGTAAGAACTTTGAGGTTGTGTTTCAGGATGAGGAAG ctctggaCTGGGGAGGGCCTCGCAGGGAGTGGTTTGAGCTGGTGTGTAAGACCCTGTTTGACACCTCCAACCAGCTGTTCACCCGCTTCAGCGACAACAACCAGGGTCTG GTGCACCCAAACGCTGAGCGGCCACCACACCTGCGCCTAAAGATGTATGAGTTTGCGGGACGCGTCGTCGGGAAGTGCCTGTACGAGTCTGCTCTGGGTGGGGCCTACAAACAGCTGGTCCGAGCTCGCTTTACACGGTCTTTCTTGGCCCAGATCATTGGCCTCAGGATGAACTACAAG TACTTTGAGACGGACGACCAGGAGTTCTACAAAACTAAAGTCTGCTTCATCCTAAACAATGACGTGAGTGAAATGGACTTGGTGTTTGCTGAGGAGAAGTACAGCAAGTCAGGACAGCTGGAGAAG GTGGTGGAGCTGATATCAGGGGGAGCTCAGATCGCTGTTACCAATGAAAACAAGATGCATTATCTCAACCTGCTGGCCCAGTACAGACTGGCCAGCCAGGTGAGAGATGAGGTGGAACACTTCCTGAAAG GTTTGAACGAACTGGTTCCAGAAAACCTGCTAGCCATATTTGATGAGAACGAGTTGGAG CTGTTGATGTGTGGCACCGGTGATATAAACGTGCAGGACTTCAAGGCCCATGCTGTCATTGTCGGAGGATCGTGGCACTTCAGAGAGAAA GTGATGAAGTGGTTCTGGGCCGTGGTGTCCAGCTTCACCCAGGAGGAGTTGGCTCGTCTGCTGCAGTTCACCACCGGCTCCTCTCAGCTTCCCCCTGGGGGATTCAACACCCTTTGCCCCTCCTTCCAGATCATCGCCGCCCCCACACACAGCACCCTGCCCACTGCACACACATG
- the arel1 gene encoding apoptosis-resistant E3 ubiquitin protein ligase 1 isoform X2, whose translation MNLDDLSQFDSQLQLSLAAWGYYYEDYIKLSTGIKILQNSRGSRDQDYEIRLVHSLAVRRLNEKWTIAGALIFGCTVALCFLIRDLMFYVIGGITVSIIAFVFTIKFLCELAARVVSFLQNEDPGRRGDRSIYDYVRGNYLDPRSCKVSWDWKEPQEVGQTMSFRVQLFYKNGQPFPAHRPVGLRVNITHIELALDIPVTQEVLQEPESNVVKVAFTVRKAGRYEVAVKLGGLNVAYSPYYKIFQPGTVVPSKTKIAYHFSTLVLTNGQQHTLQIEPRDEYGNPTSNSTSLTDEANYSVHVHSLGTVDDDSVDDYYSKSVSLNKQQCQVLLRLTLRKTGCFRARISYKDQPLSNGEFDIIVLSENEKACVEKNVSTPGISIYFEAYLYSNGNYSSSWQLPASSLLAPQRRPSMGEEEDEHDSPVEGQPEKVKKPKKVYCYISPKQLSVKEFYLKIIPWRLFTFRVCPGTKFTYYGPDPVHKYLTLVVDDGIQPPVELSCKDRNIMAATFIRFLHKNIGGSETFQDKVNFFQRELRHIHSKRPRTKTCLKITRHSILDSSLKATRNFSVSDWSKNFEVVFQDEEALDWGGPRREWFELVCKTLFDTSNQLFTRFSDNNQGLVHPNAERPPHLRLKMYEFAGRVVGKCLYESALGGAYKQLVRARFTRSFLAQIIGLRMNYKYFETDDQEFYKTKVCFILNNDVSEMDLVFAEEKYSKSGQLEKVVELISGGAQIAVTNENKMHYLNLLAQYRLASQVRDEVEHFLKGLNELVPENLLAIFDENELELLMCGTGDINVQDFKAHAVIVGGSWHFREKVMKWFWAVVSSFTQEELARLLQFTTGSSQLPPGGFNTLCPSFQIIAAPTHSTLPTAHTCFNQLCLPTYDSYEELHKMLKLAISEGSEGFGML comes from the exons ATGAATCTGGATGATCTGTCTCAGTTTGACAGtcagctgcagctgtctctAGCTGCCTGGGGATACTACTACGAAGACTACATTAAGTTGTCCACAGGCATCAAGATCCTCCAGAACTCAAGGGGGAGTCGTGACCAGGACTACGAGATCCGGCTGGTACACAGCCTTGCTGTGAGGCGTCTGAATGAGAAGTGGACAATCG CGGGAGCTCTCATATTTGGCTGTACTGTGGCGCTGTGCTTCTTGATAAGGGACCTCATGTTTTACGTGATTG GTGGAATTACTGTTTCCATCATAGCGTTTGTCTTCACCATCAAGTTCCTCTGTGAGCTTGCAGCGAGGGTGGTCAGCTTCCTGCAGAATGAGGATCCGGGGCGACGCGGCGACCGCAGCATCTACGACTATGTCCGGGGAAACTACCTGGACCCACGTTCCTGTAAGGTGTCTTGGGATTGGAAAGAACCGCAGGAAGTGGGGCAGACTATGAGCTTCAGAGTCCAG ctgttttataaGAATGGCCAGCCATTTCCGGCCCACAGGCCTGTTGGGCTGAGGGTCAACATCACCCACATTGAATTGGCTCTGGACATCCCTGTTACACAGGAGGTTCTGCAGGAACCAGAATCCAATGTAGTCAAAGTGGCCTTCACAGTGCGCAAGGCCGGACGCTATGAGGTTGCTGTCAAGCTGGGTGGCCTCAATGTGGCCTACAGCCCTTATTACAAGATATTTCAGCCAG GTACAGTTGTCCCATCCAAAACCAAGATAGCCTACCATTTCTCCACCCTGGTGCTAACAAATGGCCAGCAGCACACTTTGCAGATTGAGCCCAGGGACGAGTATGGAAACCCCACCAGTAACTCCACATCTCTCACAGATGAAGCCAACTACAGCGTCCATGTGCACTCT CTGGGCACGGTGGATGATGACAGTGTGGATGACTACTACAGTAAGTCAGTGTCACTAAACAAGCAGCAGTGCCAGGTTCTGCTGAGACTGACTCTGAGGAAGACAGGCTGTTTCAGGGCTCGCATCTCCTACAAGGACCAGCCACTCAGCAACGGGGAGTTTGACATTATTGTTCTCAGTG agaaTGAGAAGGCCTGTGTGGAGAAGAATGTGTCCACTCCAGGCATAAGTATCTACTTTGAGGCGTATCTTTACAGCAATGGGAACTACAGTTCCTCATGGCAGTTACCAGCCTCCTCTTTGCTGGCTCCTCAGAGGAGGCCCTCCatgggagaagaggaggatgagcaTGACTCTCCTGTGGAGGGACAACCTGAGAAGGTCAAGAAACCAAAAAAGGTCTACTGTTACATATCGCCAAAG CAACTATCCGTGAAGGAGTTCTACCTGAAAATAATTCCGTGGCGCCTTTTCACCTTTCGAGTATGTCCAGGAACAAAG TTCACCTATTatggtcctgacccagttcACAAGTACCTAACACTAGTGGTGGATGATGGGATACAGCCTCCTGTGGAGCTCAGCTGCAAAGACAGGAATATCATGGCTGCCACTTTCATTCGCTTCCTGCACAAGAACATTG GTGGCTCTGAAACGTTCCAAGACAAGGTGAACTTCTTTCAACGTGAACTCAGGCACATCCACTCCAAGAGACCTCGCACCAAGACCTGCCTAAAAATCACTCGACACTCCATTCTGGACTCA tccCTGAAGGCTACGAGGAACTTCTCTGTGTCAGACTGGAGTAAGAACTTTGAGGTTGTGTTTCAGGATGAGGAAG ctctggaCTGGGGAGGGCCTCGCAGGGAGTGGTTTGAGCTGGTGTGTAAGACCCTGTTTGACACCTCCAACCAGCTGTTCACCCGCTTCAGCGACAACAACCAGGGTCTG GTGCACCCAAACGCTGAGCGGCCACCACACCTGCGCCTAAAGATGTATGAGTTTGCGGGACGCGTCGTCGGGAAGTGCCTGTACGAGTCTGCTCTGGGTGGGGCCTACAAACAGCTGGTCCGAGCTCGCTTTACACGGTCTTTCTTGGCCCAGATCATTGGCCTCAGGATGAACTACAAG TACTTTGAGACGGACGACCAGGAGTTCTACAAAACTAAAGTCTGCTTCATCCTAAACAATGACGTGAGTGAAATGGACTTGGTGTTTGCTGAGGAGAAGTACAGCAAGTCAGGACAGCTGGAGAAG GTGGTGGAGCTGATATCAGGGGGAGCTCAGATCGCTGTTACCAATGAAAACAAGATGCATTATCTCAACCTGCTGGCCCAGTACAGACTGGCCAGCCAGGTGAGAGATGAGGTGGAACACTTCCTGAAAG GTTTGAACGAACTGGTTCCAGAAAACCTGCTAGCCATATTTGATGAGAACGAGTTGGAG CTGTTGATGTGTGGCACCGGTGATATAAACGTGCAGGACTTCAAGGCCCATGCTGTCATTGTCGGAGGATCGTGGCACTTCAGAGAGAAA GTGATGAAGTGGTTCTGGGCCGTGGTGTCCAGCTTCACCCAGGAGGAGTTGGCTCGTCTGCTGCAGTTCACCACCGGCTCCTCTCAGCTTCCCCCTGGGGGATTCAACACCCTTTGCCCCTCCTTCCAGATCATCGCCGCCCCCACACACAGCACCCTGCCCACTGCACACACATG